A window of the Helianthus annuus cultivar XRQ/B chromosome 4, HanXRQr2.0-SUNRISE, whole genome shotgun sequence genome harbors these coding sequences:
- the LOC110934247 gene encoding uncharacterized protein LOC110934247: MDTIFSEDIGKTVEVYMDDLVIMSHEEETMLHNIQRTFDSLRSVNLKLNPTKCSFGMEEGKFLGFIVTKDGFKVNPEKVQTIQLMPSPATVKEMQRLAGRLAALNRFLVNHAAKSYPFISTLRNCGKKTPFQWTPEAEAAFKQMKEYLIQLPTLTAPKEKEPLILYLSAAEVAVGAVLMVERENVQTPIYYISKMLTGPETRYSMIEKLVLALVHASRRLRRYFSGHVITVLTNYHLGQILSKPDIAGRLAKWAIELGGYDIFYRPRPAIKGQVLADFATEVPIDKVQECEAIQNPAPVFDDRVWTLHTDGASNDDGAGAGLRLVSPDNHELTYAIRLEFQSTNNEAEYEAFLAGLRLALKMGAKNLEANVDSKLVAEQVNGRYDAKGEAMALYLEQARMLINQFQTFKVNHINRSENKHADALSKLAATSFKHLAKEVRIEVLSNPSIHLKQVNIIEMGNPSWMSPIILYLQHGKLPEGKTEARKIQHKAINYEMADGVLYRKSFMGPLLRCVDKTDAQYLVREIHEGLCGIHAGPRMVVAKIMNAGYYWPGMHMDAVDLLRRCEACQRHAPKTLRPKNPLIPVTSAWPFQQWGIDLVNN, from the coding sequence ATGGATACAATCTTTAGCGAGGATATTGGAAAAACTGTcgaagtatacatggatgacctcgtcatcatgagtCATGAAGAGGAGACAATGCTCCACAATATCCAGCGCACATTCGATTCCTTACGAAGCGTAAATTTAAAATTGAACCCGACAAAATGCTCCTTCGgaatggaagaaggaaagttttTGGGTTTCATAGTTACCAAAGACGGTTTTAAGGTCAACCCAGAGAAGGTACAGACCATTCAGCTAATGCCATCACCGGCAACAGTCAAGGAAATGCAAAGACTTGCCGGACGATTAGCAGCTCTGAATAGATTTTTGGTCAATCATGCGGCAAAATCTTACCCATTCATCAGTACGCTGCGAAATTGCGGAAAGAAAACTCCCTTTCAATGGACACCTGAAGCGGAAGCAGCATTCAAGCAAATGAAAGAATATTTAATCCAATTACCAACGCTGACTGCGCCAAAGGAAAAAGAACCATTAATCTTGTATCTGTCGGCCGCGGAGGTAGCAGTAGGCGCAGTATTAATGGTAGAACGGGAAAATGTCCAGACTCCAATCTACTACATCAGTAAAATGCTCACTGGCCCTGAAACTCGTTACTCGATGATAGAAAAGCTGGTTTTAGCGCTAGTACACGCATCCAGACGTTTGCGCAGATATTTTTCCGGCCATGTCATCACAGTACTGACAAATTATCATCTGGGCCAAATCTTGTCAAAACCCGACATAGCGGGGAGATTAGCTAAATGGGCCATCGAGCTAGGAGGCTACGACATTTTTTACAGACCAAGACCAGCAATCAAAGGGCAAGTTCTGGCAGATTTCGCCACCGAAGTTCCCATTGATAAAGTACAAGAATGTGAGGCAATCCAAAACCCAGCGCCTGTTTTTGATGACAGAGTCTGGACCTTACATACCGATGGAGCTTCCAATGACGACGGAGCAGGAGCAGGCCTCCGATTAGTCAGCCCGGATAATCACGAACTCACATATGCTATCCGCTTGGAGTTCCAAAGTACTAACAATGAAGCGGAATACGAAGCATTTCTAGCAGGTCTTCGTCTAGCACTCAAAATGGGAGCAAAAAACCTTGAAGCTAACGTCGACTCAAAACTAGTAGCTGAACAAGTTAACGGCCGCTATGACGCGAAGGGCGAGGCTATGGCTTTGTACCTTGAACAAGCACGAATGTTAATCAATCAATTTCAgacattcaaagtcaatcacataaacagaagcgagaacaaaCACGCCGACGCGCTAAGCAAGTTAGCCGCTACAAGCTTTAAACACTTAGCAAAAGAGGTGCGCATAGAGGTACTATCCAATCCTTCCATTCACCTGAAGCAAGTAAATATCATAGAAATGGGAAATCCATCCTGGATGTCTCCAATTATTTTGTACCTTCAACACGGGAAACTCCCGGAAGGAAAGACAGAAGCCCGGAAAATACAACACAAAGCAATAAATTATGAAATGGCGGATGGCGTCCTTTATCGGAAATCATTCATGGGTCCATTACTACGTTGTGTTGATAAAACAGACGCTCAGTATCTGGTCAGAGAAATCCACGAGGGATTATGCGGGATACACGCAGGACCGCGTATGGTCGTGGCAAAAATAATGAACGCTGGGTATTATTGGCCAGGCATGCACATGGATGCAGTTGATCTATTACGAAGGTGTGAGGCATGTCAACGCCATGCACCAAAGACGCTTCGACCCAAAAATCCGCTAATTCCCGTTACTTCCGCTTGGCCATTCCAACAGTGGGGCATCGATCTTGTTAATAATTAG
- the LOC118491248 gene encoding leucine-rich repeat extensin-like protein 3: MTKFLCAILLLLLVVAISESEATITIGPPTRLCERLSNTFSERICIIGSNCNARCLEERAVSGACRLRQGRLSCVCSFNCSNTPPPPSPPASPPPPPPTSPPPPLVSPPPPPPVSPPPPPPASPPPPPPSSPPPPPPASPPPTPPRSPPPPPQLSPPPPSSPPPPPPRSPPPPTSPPPPPPRSPPSPPPPA; the protein is encoded by the exons atgacaaaatttttGTGTGCTATCCTCCTCCTCCTTTTGGTTGTTGCTATCTCAG AAAGTGAGGCCACCATCACCATCGGACCTCCAACAAGACTATGTGAAAGGTTGAGTAACACATTTTCGGAGAGAATATGCATCATCGGAAGCAACTGTAACGCAAGGTGTTTAGAGGAAAGAGCGGTTAGTGGCGCATGTCGCTTGCGTCAAGGGAGATTAAGTTGCGTTTGCTCCTTTAACTGTTCCAACACACCACCTCCTCCTTCACCACCGGCCTCACCGCCGCCTCCACCACCCACTTCACCGCCCCCTCCTCTAGTCTCACCACCCCCTCCACCACCCGTCTCGCCGCCCCCACCTCCACCTGCGTCACCGCCTCCTCCACCACCAAGCtcaccgccaccacctccacctgcCTCGCCGCCCCCTACACCACCCCGCTCACCGCCTCCTCCACCACAactatcaccaccaccacctagCTCACCGCCTCCTCCTCCACCCCGTTCACCACCTCCACCCACCTCGCCGCCCCCTCCACCACCCCGCTCACCgccttcaccaccaccacctgcc
- the LOC118491631 gene encoding glycine-rich cell wall structural protein 1.0-like — translation MGPKIERGGERPGDGGVDRGGGGGCDRGGGGGGGNRGGGGGGERGGGGGGNRGGGGGDDRGGGGGGDRGGGGGGERGGGGGGERGGGGGGEAGGGGGGERGGGGDGEPGGGGERSGGGGGEAGGGGGGERGGGGGGKAGGGGGGGGERGGGGGGEWWWRR, via the exons ATGGGGCCCAAGATAGAGCGGGGTGGTGAGCGGCCTGGTGATGGAGGCGTCGATCGTGGTGGTGGAGGGGGCTGCGatcgtggtggtggtggtggaggcggAAATCGTGGTGGTGGAGGGGGAGGTGAACgaggtggtggtgggggtggcaACCGTGGTGGTGGAGGGGGAGACGACCGTGGTGGTGGAGGGGGAGGCGACCGGGGTGGAGGAGGGGGTGGTGAACGAGGTGGTGGTGGGGGAGGTGAGCGTGGTGGTGGAGGGGGTGGTGAGGCAGGTGGAGGTGGGGGCGGTGAGCGTGGTGGTGGAGGGGACGGTGAGCCTGGAGGTGGCGGTGAGCGGAGTGGAGGAGGTGGCGGTGAGGCGGGTGGTGGAGGGGGCGGTGAGCGGGGTGGTGGAGGGGGCGGCAAGgcgggtggaggtggtggcggtggcggtgaaCGAGGTGGAGGAGGGGGCGGTGAg tgGTGGTGGAGGCGGTga